The following coding sequences lie in one Desmodus rotundus isolate HL8 chromosome 1, HLdesRot8A.1, whole genome shotgun sequence genomic window:
- the CTXN3 gene encoding LOW QUALITY PROTEIN: cortexin-3 (The sequence of the model RefSeq protein was modified relative to this genomic sequence to represent the inferred CDS: deleted 2 bases in 1 codon), giving the protein PRTTDGGQPVSSSLVPFGNSLSDSSMSLEQKTTFVFVILLFIFLGILIVRCFRILLDPYRSMPTSTWADGLEGLEKGQFDHALA; this is encoded by the exons CCCCGGACAACGGATGGAGGACAGCCCGTCTCTTCTTCA TTGGTGCCCTTTGGGAACTCGTTGTCAGATTCTAGCATGTCTCTGGAGCAAAAGACCAcatttgtttttgtgattttgttatttattttcttgggcATCCTCATTGTCAGGTGCTTCCGGATTCTTCTGGACCCCTATCGGAGCATGCCGACCTCAACCTGGGCTGATGGACTTGAAGGTCTGGAGAAAGGGCAGTTTGACCATGCCCTTGCTTAG